In Microbacterium binotii, one DNA window encodes the following:
- a CDS encoding glycosyltransferase family protein, protein MSIGRSALRAVRRRVLRSREERRWARVLLASQVTDVDFYARIAGLTRAISSRHAIQHYLRHGRFRGLTLNPLIDPVVLAASFPSPGAPPLCAYLDRGGPHPHVSTVWDAPLFAEELGETTSTGVISAALRAVREEPDRLLPLREPGRTLTAGELYAILAASHLPAQTTVPPHENPAAREHMLLVARAASPYFERRLEEATDVARDVAVDVTIVLVAPTPAERAKVEIVRRRSPGLRAVIAETDVAVVACLRTQTHASAAGVTVLVDLAYDPDRDELRALAEAAAHVDGAAIMPLSLGPDGTVLHAGGFPPAHGGDAYPLLRGLPADDARALGGSVEIPMITGPNLAAATDILRDGLDVERVHAVSDIGAHLRGRGYRAYVRTEDPWRVPFLAHPPRPARAASTADVQDGLRPYLAPLDLDLDQAGRVVRSPASAPTRLRWAIKTAAPADRAAARSWGDLHFAEGLAAALRRLDQHVVIDSRDSAERPTSDVDDVVVVIRGLYAYVPPASATSLLWVISHPDQVLPAEARRYDAVFAASAPWARRMSQEWGVRIEPLLQATSPERFRPSGRPRTDGPLFVGNSRGVDRPIVRATAERCHDMRVYGGGWEGVLPPSVVRGEHAPNDELPAMYESALYVVNDHWPEMQRDGFISNRLFDVVAAGGRALSDSVEGVEELFGGAVAVAHSDLELNEMLSGDADALFADDAALARVSDRIRREHSFDSRARTLLDAARTARAGDVGVSDCEPR, encoded by the coding sequence GTGAGCATCGGCCGGAGTGCGCTCCGCGCCGTTCGCCGTCGCGTCCTGCGCTCTCGTGAGGAACGACGGTGGGCGCGAGTGCTCCTGGCCTCCCAGGTGACGGATGTCGATTTCTATGCCCGCATCGCCGGCCTCACTCGCGCCATCTCGTCACGCCACGCGATCCAGCACTACCTCCGTCACGGGCGCTTTCGTGGGCTCACCCTCAATCCGCTGATCGATCCCGTCGTTCTCGCCGCGTCCTTCCCTTCGCCCGGGGCGCCGCCGCTCTGCGCGTACCTCGACCGCGGAGGCCCTCACCCGCACGTGAGCACGGTGTGGGACGCACCGCTCTTCGCGGAGGAGCTGGGCGAGACGACGAGCACAGGCGTCATCTCCGCGGCGCTGCGCGCGGTGCGTGAGGAACCGGACAGGCTTCTGCCTCTGCGGGAGCCGGGCCGCACACTGACGGCGGGCGAGTTGTACGCGATCCTCGCCGCGAGCCATCTCCCGGCGCAGACCACCGTCCCGCCTCACGAGAACCCGGCGGCGCGGGAGCACATGCTCCTGGTCGCCCGCGCCGCATCACCGTACTTCGAGCGACGGCTGGAGGAAGCGACGGATGTGGCACGGGACGTGGCCGTCGACGTCACGATCGTTCTGGTCGCCCCGACGCCGGCTGAGCGTGCGAAGGTCGAGATCGTCCGCCGTCGATCCCCTGGATTACGCGCGGTGATCGCGGAGACAGATGTCGCCGTCGTCGCCTGTCTGCGAACACAGACTCACGCAAGCGCGGCCGGAGTGACGGTCCTCGTCGACCTGGCCTACGATCCGGACCGCGATGAACTGCGGGCTCTGGCGGAGGCGGCGGCGCACGTCGACGGCGCAGCGATCATGCCGTTGTCCCTGGGGCCGGACGGAACCGTCCTGCACGCCGGAGGTTTCCCGCCCGCCCACGGCGGCGACGCATATCCGCTGCTGCGGGGCCTGCCCGCGGACGACGCACGCGCGCTCGGAGGTTCCGTCGAGATCCCGATGATCACGGGCCCCAACCTCGCCGCCGCGACGGACATCCTGCGCGACGGACTCGACGTCGAGCGCGTCCACGCCGTCTCGGATATCGGTGCACACTTGCGAGGGCGGGGCTACAGAGCATACGTCCGGACCGAGGACCCGTGGCGCGTCCCGTTCCTTGCCCATCCCCCCCGGCCGGCTCGGGCAGCATCGACGGCGGACGTGCAGGATGGTCTCCGGCCGTACCTGGCTCCGCTCGACCTCGACCTCGACCAGGCGGGCCGGGTCGTGCGGAGTCCGGCTTCTGCGCCGACGCGATTGCGGTGGGCGATCAAGACGGCGGCACCCGCAGACCGCGCCGCGGCTCGGTCGTGGGGCGACCTCCACTTCGCGGAGGGGCTCGCAGCGGCTCTCAGACGCCTGGACCAGCACGTCGTGATCGACAGCCGCGACTCGGCTGAGCGCCCCACCTCCGACGTGGACGACGTCGTGGTCGTGATCCGTGGGTTGTATGCCTATGTTCCCCCCGCGTCGGCGACATCGCTGCTCTGGGTCATCAGCCACCCCGACCAGGTTCTACCGGCAGAGGCGCGCCGCTACGACGCGGTCTTCGCGGCTTCCGCGCCCTGGGCCCGACGCATGTCGCAGGAGTGGGGGGTGCGGATAGAACCGCTTCTGCAGGCGACCTCCCCCGAGCGCTTCCGCCCTTCGGGACGCCCTCGTACCGACGGACCGCTTTTCGTCGGCAACAGCAGAGGAGTGGATCGACCGATCGTCCGCGCAACCGCCGAACGGTGCCACGACATGCGGGTCTACGGCGGCGGCTGGGAGGGGGTCCTGCCACCGTCCGTCGTCCGTGGCGAGCACGCGCCGAACGACGAGTTGCCCGCGATGTACGAGAGCGCGCTCTACGTCGTGAACGACCACTGGCCCGAGATGCAGCGCGACGGCTTCATCTCCAATCGTCTGTTCGATGTCGTCGCCGCCGGTGGACGAGCGCTCAGCGACTCGGTCGAGGGGGTGGAAGAGCTGTTCGGCGGCGCCGTTGCGGTCGCGCACTCGGACCTCGAGCTGAACGAGATGCTGAGCGGCGACGCGGACGCGCTCTTCGCCGATGACGCCGCTCTCGCTCGGGTCTCCGACCGGATCCGCCGCGAACACTCGTTCGACAGCCGTGCGCGCACGCTGCTCGATGCCGCCCGGACAGCACGGGCGGGCGACGTCGGCGTCAGCGACTGCGAACCGAGGTGA
- a CDS encoding glycosyltransferase, translated as MTLDICVPYWGDPETFMRTIDSVRAQSDPHWRLVIIDDAYPGDAIERYVSTLDDHRIEYRRNEHNVGIIENFRRAVRAATGSHVVILGADDLLMPEYVAHIRSVIADDPSVDVIQPGVHVIDAHGGRARSLVDTVKLKLLTPRHPAILRGEEMSASLLRGNWLYWPSLALRVEPASSVGFRDDLPIILDLALLLDIASRGGSLRYTAVTCFAYRRHAASLSQTSLRDGSRFVDERRFYREAAADAAARGWRRAARAARWRLMSRLHALSVLPGVILRGSRKAAVAAAMLAFGD; from the coding sequence ATGACTCTCGACATCTGCGTCCCGTATTGGGGAGACCCGGAGACCTTCATGCGCACGATCGACTCCGTGCGGGCGCAGTCCGATCCTCACTGGCGCCTGGTCATCATCGACGATGCGTATCCGGGCGACGCGATCGAGCGTTACGTCTCGACGTTGGACGATCACCGCATCGAGTACCGGCGCAACGAGCACAATGTCGGGATCATCGAGAACTTCCGCCGCGCCGTGCGGGCGGCGACCGGCTCCCACGTCGTCATCCTCGGGGCCGACGATCTCCTCATGCCCGAGTACGTCGCGCATATCCGCTCGGTCATCGCCGACGATCCCAGCGTCGACGTCATCCAACCCGGCGTCCACGTCATCGATGCGCACGGCGGTCGGGCCCGGTCCCTCGTGGACACCGTCAAGCTGAAGCTTCTGACGCCGCGCCACCCCGCGATACTGCGAGGAGAGGAGATGAGCGCCTCTCTGCTGCGCGGAAACTGGCTCTACTGGCCCTCACTCGCTCTGCGCGTGGAGCCCGCGAGCTCGGTCGGCTTCCGCGATGACCTGCCCATCATCCTCGACCTCGCTCTTCTTCTCGACATCGCCTCTCGAGGAGGCTCGCTGCGCTACACGGCGGTGACGTGCTTCGCCTACCGGCGCCACGCGGCGAGTCTGTCGCAGACCTCGTTGCGCGACGGTTCGCGTTTCGTGGACGAGCGCCGGTTCTACCGCGAGGCAGCGGCCGACGCGGCGGCGCGAGGGTGGCGCCGCGCCGCGCGCGCGGCTCGATGGCGGTTGATGTCGCGGCTGCACGCGCTCAGCGTCCTGCCCGGCGTGATCCTGCGCGGCTCGCGGAAGGCAGCGGTCGCTGCAGCGATGCTCGCATTCGGCGACTAG
- a CDS encoding ABC transporter permease, with protein sequence MTPSREGLRGFGRTVTEIWNHRQLLSLLVRRDVKARYKDSVLGLLWTLINPLVQLAVYFLVMGQILGAARGIPDFAVYIFSGLTVYGLFSETLSGATGSIVANAGLVKKVYVPREVFPLAATGSALFTFGVQLLVLIVASFTLGTPNLSWSLLYFFPSVLLILVYALAFGMLLAALNVYLRDVQYLTQVVLMLALWASPIVYAWTMVGDQVARFGLPTWILELYTASPLTLAVLGFHRAFWGSGTPSDYPPDLLMRMGIAFLIGLVLVFLCQRVFARLQGNFAQEL encoded by the coding sequence GTGACGCCCAGTCGCGAGGGGCTGCGAGGTTTCGGGCGCACGGTCACCGAGATCTGGAATCACCGCCAGCTCCTCTCCTTGCTGGTCCGTCGTGACGTCAAGGCGCGGTACAAGGACAGTGTCCTGGGGCTGCTGTGGACCCTGATCAACCCCCTCGTGCAGCTCGCCGTCTATTTCCTCGTCATGGGGCAGATCCTGGGTGCGGCGCGCGGCATCCCGGACTTCGCCGTCTACATCTTCTCGGGACTCACGGTCTACGGGTTGTTCTCCGAGACGCTCTCGGGAGCCACCGGCTCGATCGTCGCGAACGCGGGGCTCGTGAAGAAGGTCTACGTTCCCCGCGAGGTGTTCCCGCTGGCGGCGACCGGGTCCGCGCTGTTCACGTTCGGCGTTCAGCTCCTCGTGCTGATCGTGGCCAGCTTCACCCTCGGGACCCCGAATCTCTCCTGGTCGCTGCTGTACTTCTTCCCTTCGGTGCTGCTCATCCTGGTCTACGCTCTCGCCTTCGGGATGCTTCTCGCGGCACTCAACGTCTATCTGCGTGACGTGCAGTACCTGACACAGGTCGTGCTGATGCTCGCGCTCTGGGCATCGCCGATCGTCTACGCATGGACGATGGTGGGCGATCAGGTCGCACGGTTCGGTCTTCCCACCTGGATCCTCGAGCTGTACACCGCGAGTCCGCTGACCCTGGCCGTGCTGGGGTTCCACCGCGCTTTCTGGGGGAGCGGAACCCCCTCGGACTATCCGCCGGACCTGCTCATGCGGATGGGGATCGCCTTCCTCATCGGCCTCGTGCTGGTCTTCCTGTGCCAGCGTGTCTTCGCGCGGCTGCAGGGCAACTTCGCGCAGGAGCTATGA
- a CDS encoding glycosyltransferase family 2 protein has translation MVARTSADPRVSIIMRTRNRTDLLQRALDDVFGQRFVDFELVIVDDADDAAPVTELVAALPAERAERVHLVTRAGEQHGRWPAANAGLSVARGEFITLHDDDDYWDPSFLDVMVSHLDAAPDAGAACCRTQIVIEREDEHGTLQRTDEYPFLPELHAITLSDMLRANRIPPISLLYRRALHTEVGPYDASLDVLGDWDFYLRAIAAHPIDLVDGPALAFWSHRPASTGAGENSISAQAPRAVTESLIRDARIREGLRKDGPSVFAHIAHETKWLDDRAAQRADTLAAERAAEAAQLERAVGEVRGELAQLRNELAALRSELHERGLMALLRRVRGKLRR, from the coding sequence ATGGTTGCCCGAACATCCGCCGATCCGCGCGTGTCGATCATCATGCGCACCAGAAATCGGACCGATCTCCTGCAGCGCGCCCTCGATGATGTCTTCGGCCAACGGTTCGTCGATTTCGAGCTCGTCATCGTCGACGACGCCGACGACGCGGCCCCCGTCACCGAGCTCGTGGCCGCGCTGCCCGCCGAACGGGCGGAGCGGGTGCACCTGGTCACACGCGCCGGAGAGCAGCACGGACGCTGGCCCGCGGCGAACGCAGGACTGTCGGTGGCTCGCGGCGAGTTCATCACGCTTCACGATGACGACGACTATTGGGACCCGTCGTTCCTCGACGTGATGGTGAGCCATCTGGACGCAGCGCCCGACGCGGGAGCGGCCTGCTGCCGAACGCAGATCGTCATCGAACGGGAGGACGAGCACGGGACGCTCCAGCGGACCGATGAGTATCCCTTCTTGCCTGAGTTGCATGCGATCACCCTCTCGGACATGCTCCGCGCGAACAGGATCCCCCCGATCTCGCTGCTCTATCGACGCGCACTCCACACCGAAGTCGGACCCTACGATGCCTCGCTCGACGTGCTGGGAGACTGGGACTTCTACCTGCGCGCCATCGCTGCGCATCCCATCGACCTCGTCGATGGACCGGCGCTGGCGTTCTGGAGTCATCGACCGGCATCGACCGGCGCCGGGGAGAACAGCATCTCTGCGCAGGCGCCCCGCGCGGTGACGGAGTCCCTCATCCGCGACGCCCGCATCCGTGAAGGTCTCCGCAAGGACGGTCCCTCGGTGTTCGCGCATATCGCCCACGAAACGAAGTGGCTCGACGACAGAGCGGCTCAACGCGCCGACACGCTGGCCGCCGAGCGCGCCGCCGAAGCCGCACAGCTCGAACGTGCCGTGGGCGAGGTGAGAGGGGAACTCGCGCAGCTGCGAAACGAGCTCGCCGCGCTGCGGAGCGAACTTCACGAGCGCGGTCTGATGGCGCTGCTGCGGCGCGTGCGAGGGAAGCTGCGCAGGTGA
- the glf gene encoding UDP-galactopyranose mutase: MDLLIVGSGFFGLTIAERAAAAGRSVTVLERRPHIGGNAYSEHESTTGIEVHRYGAHLFHTSNATVWEYVNRFTTFTDYTHRVYTTHNGTVFPLPINLGTINQFFQSAYTPDQARALIHELAGEYDPKRAQNLEERAIGLVGRPLYEAFIRDYTAKQWQTDPRDLPAEVISRLPVRYTYDNRYFNDTWEGLPVDGYTAWLERMADDPRIEVRLSTDFFDESQPLNKNALVGRVPIVYTGPIDRYFDYAQGPLSWRTLDFEQEVLDIGDFQGTSVMNYADADTPYTRIHEFKHFHPERADRYPKDRTVIVREYSRFAAREDEPYYPVNTAEDRQRLLAYRELAKGQRDVHFGGRLGTYQYLDMHMAIGSALSLWNNTLA, encoded by the coding sequence ATGGATCTCCTCATCGTAGGCTCCGGCTTCTTCGGTCTCACGATCGCGGAGCGCGCTGCCGCCGCCGGTCGCTCGGTCACCGTCCTGGAGCGCCGCCCTCACATCGGCGGCAACGCGTACAGTGAGCACGAGAGCACGACCGGCATCGAGGTGCACCGCTACGGCGCGCACCTGTTCCACACCTCGAACGCCACGGTGTGGGAGTACGTCAACCGCTTCACGACTTTCACGGACTACACGCACCGCGTCTACACGACCCACAACGGCACCGTGTTCCCGCTGCCGATCAACCTCGGCACCATCAACCAGTTCTTCCAGTCCGCGTACACACCTGATCAGGCACGCGCGCTCATCCACGAGCTGGCCGGCGAGTACGACCCGAAGCGGGCGCAGAACCTCGAGGAGCGGGCGATCGGGCTCGTCGGGCGGCCGTTGTACGAGGCCTTCATCCGCGACTACACGGCGAAGCAGTGGCAGACCGATCCGCGGGATCTTCCCGCCGAGGTCATCTCCCGCCTCCCCGTCAGGTACACCTACGACAACCGTTACTTCAACGACACGTGGGAAGGTCTGCCGGTCGACGGCTACACCGCGTGGCTCGAGCGCATGGCGGATGATCCGCGCATCGAGGTGAGGCTCAGTACGGATTTCTTCGACGAGTCGCAGCCGCTGAACAAGAATGCCCTCGTCGGCCGGGTTCCCATCGTCTACACCGGACCCATCGATCGGTATTTCGACTACGCGCAAGGTCCGCTCTCGTGGCGCACCCTGGATTTCGAGCAGGAGGTGCTCGACATCGGCGATTTCCAAGGCACGAGCGTCATGAACTACGCGGATGCGGACACCCCCTACACCCGTATCCACGAGTTCAAGCACTTCCACCCTGAGCGAGCCGACCGGTATCCGAAGGACAGAACGGTCATCGTTCGGGAGTACTCGCGCTTCGCCGCGCGTGAGGACGAGCCCTACTACCCGGTGAACACCGCGGAGGATCGTCAGCGCCTTCTCGCGTATCGCGAGCTCGCGAAGGGGCAGCGCGACGTCCACTTCGGCGGGCGTTTGGGGACCTACCAGTACCTCGACATGCACATGGCGATCGGCTCCGCGTTGTCACTGTGGAACAACACCCTCGCGTGA
- a CDS encoding nucleotide sugar dehydrogenase — protein MGFENDVVVVGGGGHVGLPLAIAFASRGKRTVVYDLSPSAVAAIREARMPFLEPGADEVLAQVVSSGLLTASTDPAVVSTAENVVVVIGTPVDEHLNPDPNAIGKALAVCEPHFRDGQLMVLRSTIYPGVTALTRQTLDRMGLAIELAFCPERIAEHRAMTELFELPQIVSGYTPESVARASALFRTLTNTIVELTPEEAELAKLFTNTWRYIKFAAVNQFYMMANAKGIDFERVRAGLTMDYPRAQDMPGAGFAAGPCLFKDTMQLAAFSDNTFQLGHAAMLVNEGLPLHLASQLEMKHDLSSLTVGILGMAFKAGSDDIRSSLSYKLKRVLTFKAREVLTTDPYVSAETDDTLLPLDEVLERSDILIIATPHPEYRELVTDKPVADVWNLLGNGVLV, from the coding sequence ATGGGTTTCGAGAATGATGTCGTCGTCGTCGGAGGTGGCGGACACGTCGGGCTTCCGCTGGCGATCGCCTTCGCGAGTCGGGGCAAGCGCACCGTCGTCTACGACCTCTCTCCGTCGGCCGTCGCCGCGATCCGAGAAGCCCGGATGCCGTTCCTGGAGCCGGGCGCGGACGAGGTCCTCGCGCAGGTCGTGTCGAGTGGACTGCTGACCGCCTCGACGGATCCCGCGGTCGTCTCCACCGCCGAGAACGTCGTCGTCGTCATCGGCACACCGGTGGACGAACACCTCAACCCCGACCCGAATGCGATCGGGAAGGCTCTCGCCGTCTGCGAGCCGCACTTCCGAGACGGCCAGTTGATGGTGTTGCGCAGCACGATCTATCCCGGCGTCACCGCGCTGACGCGTCAGACCCTCGACCGGATGGGCCTGGCCATCGAACTCGCCTTCTGTCCGGAACGCATTGCCGAGCATCGTGCGATGACGGAGCTCTTCGAGCTCCCGCAGATCGTCTCCGGGTACACCCCCGAATCGGTCGCGCGCGCCTCGGCGCTCTTTCGTACGCTGACGAACACGATCGTGGAACTGACCCCGGAGGAAGCAGAGCTGGCGAAGCTCTTCACGAACACCTGGCGCTACATCAAGTTCGCCGCGGTGAACCAGTTCTACATGATGGCCAATGCGAAGGGCATCGATTTCGAGCGGGTGCGCGCAGGCCTCACCATGGACTACCCGCGAGCGCAGGACATGCCCGGCGCCGGATTCGCCGCCGGCCCCTGCTTGTTCAAGGACACGATGCAGTTGGCAGCGTTCAGCGACAACACCTTCCAGCTCGGCCACGCCGCCATGCTCGTCAACGAGGGTCTTCCCCTTCACCTGGCGAGCCAGCTCGAGATGAAGCATGACCTGAGCTCGCTCACCGTCGGCATTCTGGGCATGGCGTTCAAGGCGGGATCGGATGACATCCGCTCGAGCCTGTCGTACAAGCTCAAGCGCGTCCTCACCTTCAAAGCGCGCGAGGTGCTGACGACCGATCCTTACGTCTCCGCCGAAACGGACGACACGCTTCTGCCGCTGGATGAGGTGCTCGAGCGCAGCGACATCCTCATCATCGCCACACCGCATCCCGAGTATCGTGAACTCGTGACGGACAAGCCGGTGGCGGATGTCTGGAACCTTCTCGGAAACGGGGTGCTGGTGTGA
- a CDS encoding ABC transporter permease, translated as MNTAAVGAPGTPRRYLHSLWLLSARDLKVRYATSALGYLWSVLDPLVMSAIYWFVFTQVFGRDVGEKPYIVFLITALLPWVWFNAAVTDFTRAFNKDARLVRSTAIPRSIWINRIVLSKGVEFLCSMPVLVLFAVFGGATVGWGLLLFPVAVMLQVALLVGLGLIVAPLCVLWGDLERTTRLILRALFYASPIIYGVSDLPAGFREVAAFNPLAGIFTLYRAGFFPDQWDTLSVVAGAVVSLVILGLGVLVFRRLERPVLKEL; from the coding sequence ATGAACACGGCCGCCGTCGGAGCACCCGGGACGCCCCGGCGATACCTCCACTCACTGTGGCTGCTCTCGGCCCGCGATCTGAAGGTCCGATACGCGACCAGCGCACTGGGCTATCTGTGGTCGGTGCTCGATCCGCTCGTGATGAGTGCGATCTACTGGTTCGTCTTCACGCAGGTCTTCGGGCGGGATGTGGGCGAGAAGCCCTACATCGTGTTCCTCATCACCGCACTGCTGCCGTGGGTCTGGTTCAACGCGGCGGTCACCGACTTCACCCGCGCGTTCAACAAGGACGCCAGACTCGTGAGGTCCACCGCCATCCCGCGGTCGATCTGGATCAACCGCATCGTGTTGAGCAAGGGTGTCGAGTTCCTGTGCTCGATGCCCGTGCTCGTGCTCTTCGCCGTCTTCGGGGGAGCCACGGTCGGGTGGGGCCTGCTCCTGTTCCCGGTCGCGGTGATGCTCCAGGTCGCGCTGCTGGTGGGGCTGGGGCTCATCGTCGCGCCGCTGTGCGTCCTCTGGGGTGACCTGGAGCGCACGACCCGACTCATCCTTCGGGCGCTCTTCTACGCCTCGCCGATCATCTACGGCGTCTCGGACCTGCCCGCGGGCTTCCGCGAGGTCGCGGCGTTCAACCCCCTCGCAGGAATCTTCACGTTGTACCGCGCGGGATTCTTCCCGGATCAGTGGGACACTCTGTCGGTGGTCGCGGGTGCGGTCGTGAGCCTTGTGATCCTCGGGCTGGGCGTCCTGGTCTTCCGACGCCTCGAGCGACCCGTGCTGAAGGAGCTGTGA
- a CDS encoding glycosyltransferase family 2 protein — protein MTSVAPRVSIVVPAYNEGDEITAFLQRVSATVTLPFELLVVVDSDDDTTIPAVDRFHAEDDRVRAVVNTFGRGPAQAIRYGFEVAAAPIVVVTMADGSDDPRQIDSLTELVERGVVVAAGSRYMAGGQQIGGPRFKRLLSRLAGQSLHLFANIGTRDATNSFKAYDADFVRQVTIQSRDGFEIGLELTAKARRARRAVAELPTIWLDRTTGVSNFQLRKWIPKYLRWYRFAFGPALPLDHIAPAAAGRKGSS, from the coding sequence GTGACCTCGGTCGCGCCCCGCGTTTCCATCGTCGTTCCGGCGTACAACGAGGGAGACGAGATAACCGCCTTCCTGCAGCGCGTCTCGGCCACCGTGACCCTCCCGTTCGAGCTCCTGGTCGTCGTCGATTCGGACGACGACACCACGATTCCCGCTGTCGACCGCTTCCATGCGGAGGATGATCGGGTCAGGGCCGTGGTCAACACGTTCGGACGCGGTCCGGCGCAGGCCATCCGATACGGATTCGAGGTCGCCGCGGCGCCCATCGTCGTCGTGACGATGGCGGACGGCAGCGACGACCCCCGGCAGATCGACTCGTTGACGGAGCTGGTCGAGCGCGGCGTCGTCGTCGCGGCCGGAAGCAGGTACATGGCCGGCGGCCAGCAGATCGGCGGGCCCCGTTTCAAACGCCTCCTCTCGCGCCTGGCGGGGCAATCGCTCCATCTCTTCGCCAACATCGGCACCCGCGACGCCACGAATTCCTTCAAGGCCTACGACGCCGACTTCGTCCGTCAGGTGACCATCCAGTCTCGGGACGGGTTCGAGATCGGTTTGGAGCTGACCGCCAAGGCGCGACGCGCGCGGCGCGCGGTGGCGGAGCTGCCGACCATCTGGTTGGACCGCACGACGGGCGTCTCGAACTTCCAGCTCCGCAAGTGGATACCCAAGTACCTTCGCTGGTACCGCTTCGCCTTCGGACCAGCCCTGCCTCTCGACCACATCGCACCGGCCGCGGCCGGAAGGAAAGGAAGTTCATGA
- a CDS encoding ABC transporter ATP-binding protein, which yields MSEQTSAVPEVIVIDEVSKTFALRKDNSLKERIVTLGRRGRQHREEFQSLKDVTFSIPAGASIALMGPNGSGKSTLLKVIGGIIEPTSGTVYRRGRLAALLELGAGFHPDLSGRDNVYLNASILGLTKEQTDERFDSIVEFAEIADFIDTQVKFYSSGMYVRLAFAVAVHTDPDILLVDEVLAVGDEAFQRKCMDKIREFQREGRTIVLVSHSAAQVMDICDQGVVLQHGEIAFIGPAAEATKVHREIMEGKRQARMENDPESSASEYAVTVVRVLNSVGEPVQDVNPGDDVLIEITVDHAAAHSQWQTSFSIDTPTGQQVFGTSVRRLTGDTHGPVGPGPAVVTYTIPDAAFGGGQYFVNAQVLDENGVGADILWQGARFYVPMSEERTGTVYADAAVTSVRSR from the coding sequence GTGAGCGAACAGACATCGGCAGTGCCAGAGGTCATCGTCATCGACGAGGTGTCCAAGACGTTCGCCCTGCGCAAGGACAACTCGTTGAAGGAGCGCATCGTCACGCTCGGGCGTCGCGGACGTCAGCATCGCGAGGAGTTCCAGTCGCTCAAGGACGTCACCTTCTCCATCCCGGCGGGAGCATCGATCGCCCTCATGGGACCGAACGGCTCGGGTAAGAGCACCCTGCTCAAGGTGATCGGCGGCATCATCGAGCCGACGTCGGGCACCGTGTATCGTCGCGGTCGTCTCGCCGCCCTGCTGGAGCTGGGGGCGGGCTTCCACCCGGACCTCTCCGGCCGTGACAACGTCTATCTGAATGCGTCGATCCTCGGATTGACCAAGGAACAGACCGACGAGCGGTTCGACAGCATCGTCGAGTTCGCCGAGATCGCGGACTTCATCGATACACAGGTCAAGTTCTACTCCTCCGGCATGTACGTGCGTCTCGCGTTCGCGGTCGCTGTGCACACGGACCCGGACATCCTCCTCGTCGACGAGGTGCTCGCCGTCGGCGACGAAGCGTTCCAACGTAAGTGCATGGACAAGATCCGCGAGTTTCAGCGCGAGGGGCGAACGATCGTCCTCGTCTCGCACTCGGCCGCCCAGGTGATGGACATCTGCGATCAGGGCGTGGTGCTCCAGCACGGCGAGATCGCGTTCATCGGGCCGGCCGCGGAGGCGACCAAGGTCCACCGCGAGATCATGGAAGGCAAGCGACAGGCGCGGATGGAGAACGACCCCGAATCGTCGGCGAGCGAGTACGCCGTCACCGTCGTGAGGGTCCTGAACTCCGTCGGTGAGCCGGTCCAGGACGTCAATCCAGGCGACGACGTGCTCATCGAGATCACGGTCGACCACGCGGCCGCCCACAGTCAGTGGCAGACCTCGTTCAGCATCGACACCCCGACCGGCCAGCAGGTCTTCGGCACGAGCGTCCGCCGTCTGACCGGAGACACCCACGGTCCGGTGGGCCCCGGCCCGGCGGTTGTCACCTACACGATCCCCGACGCCGCCTTCGGCGGCGGTCAGTACTTCGTGAACGCTCAGGTGCTCGACGAGAACGGCGTCGGAGCAGACATCCTCTGGCAGGGCGCTCGCTTCTACGTGCCTATGAGCGAGGAACGCACCGGCACCGTCTACGCGGACGCCGCGGTCACCTCGGTTCGCAGTCGCTGA